The Colletotrichum destructivum chromosome 7, complete sequence genome contains the following window.
AGCCGATGCCATCAATGGTaaggccgagctggaggtGAAGGCCACGCAATCGCGCGATGCGATCAGAATCATTGAGCTAGCCAGAGAGTCTCACAACACCGGTGCCACAGTTGCGTGGAAGTAGCGCTTCAAGAGTTGGCCTAGTAAACCCACGTAGAGGTCAAGATAGTCAGATGGTCCATACGAGTACGAACACCGACTCAATGTACCAAACCAATCGAACATATGGTCCATTGTTTGTGTCCTCATCTTTGATTGCGGTGACTAGTAACTGCAACAGGTTGTGTTGAGGAGTCGGGGTGACCACTACTGCATCACCAACATTTGTTGATGAACAGTGCTATGATTCATTCTGACCAGAAGAGGGGAGAGTAGTTCATGATCTGCTATGGCCTCTCAAGACAAGAATTCCAATCCAAAGGGATGAAACTTGTTAAATCATAGCCTCAAGATGAGCCTTCTGTTCGTAAGAGCAGGCTTGCTTTTCTGATGTCGGTTTTCCAGTACAGGTTGAAAACTTTTGAATCCTTTGTGTTGTTGATGAAAGGGAACACAACATCATTGTTCTCGTTCAAAACAGGGGAAAGTTCGTCCTTCTAGGATAAGAAGAGGTGAATTTCGCCTGTTATCGCTCATTTTTCGACAGCAAGAGAACAACCAACAAAACACAACACTCCCATAAAGCAAAATGCTGCAACGCCTATTTACTCCCAGAAACCGTTCGAGTCGGCAGGACTTGACAGCCTTCCCGAGCACGTCCGAGCTGGGCTCTCCCAGCATCAGTTCAGGTGAGACTTCGCTTACCGATACTCGAATTGACCAAAGCGCAGGGACTACTGCTACAGCTCCTCGACCGACAACACCCGAAGCAACTCTTCGCGTCAATATCGACGCAGTAAGTGAAGACGTGGCAGACATGACATTGAGGTCAGTCTGCGCGCAAAACAACAGTGCAAAAGACTCCCCTATCACAAGCATCAACCACAACGGAGTCAAGGTCGAAAAGGATCGCTGGATTCAAACTCATTCGGGCGACCCCGTGACTCCACCTCCAGCCATGATACCCTCAGCTTCGCTGCTCAACAACCCGCACTCCTGCGGATCGTCAAGGCGTCCGCCACTGTATGACATTACCTCTTTCACAATGCGGCAGATTGCACAGATAGACAGACGTAACCGGGCTGTGACTGCTAGCGACCAGGCCATGAGCCGAACGGTGAGGGAACTAATGGACTCTGCCCAGGAGATGCGCCGCGCCACGGAGATGATCGAGAGGCTCGCGTCCGAGCTCCAGGGCCAGCAGACCGAACTGGAGATCATGGCTCACAAGGTGCGGTTGAAGCAGGAGATGATGCTCGAGATCATTGACGACATCGCCGCGGTCGCCGAGAACGACCCTGGAAACCTGATGGTCGAGCTCCAGGAGTGGAGGACTGCCATCGTCGAGTCCGACTTAATCACCGGTGTCAATGATCGCTCCCACGAGGTCGAGAGTTTGCTGGACTTGACGAGTGAGCTGAATGATCGATGATGGCTACGGTCTTGCTTGGGTGATTTTGAAGACGAGGTTGGAGATGCCGAAGTGCGAGTGAAGAGTTATAGACAGCAACATATAGATGCAGTGAGAGGTTGTTTTTAAATCAAATCAGCTGATTATACTAGAATGAGTTTTCACTATGCAACATGCGGAACGCAAGGATCTCAGCGGTTCTTCCAAGAATTCGGCAAGGCTTGGTTAGAAACAAGCAACATAAAAGCTGGAGCTGCATTAAAAAAACGGTTACCGCgatcaaccccccccccccttaaCATACGCGCACAAAGAAGACCCCATACCCAACCTCATTCTTACACAGCTTGAAGCATGGGAAGGACGGCCGCCCATGTCTCGTTGACGGTCGGCTGGATCTGGTTGGCCGGGAGGGAGTAGCCATAGGTGAGCAGGTCCCTGAGTTTGAATGTGTATGTGTACTTGgacccggcgacgccgtggaCGTAGTCGGCGCTGGAGCCGGTCGTCTGCTTCAGAAGGCGGCAAGAGTTGCCAACCTGGTACATGGTGACATACACGGCCatgatgtcggcggcagcgcgtTCGGCCAGGCTCCTCAGAGACGTCTCATCCGTGCCGACGAGGGTGCAATCGTATCCGAAGGCTGGCGACGTATATACATCAGCATGCGGTTTGTCCCAAGAGTGACTGCCAGGACCCGATCGCGGGAAGGTAATGATGGACAGGGAGAATTACTCACGCCACAGGATATACTGGCCAAAGGAATGAAAGTCGAGGAACAGCGAGATGCCCTTGGAGGCGGAGAGCGAGTCGATCTGGGCCTTGagggccttgacctcgagaGAGTCGCCGGGGGCAAGGCCTTTGAAGGTTTCAAGGCAAGGGTTGGTGGTATCGCTTCCTCCAAACTCCCACTTGAAGGGCCAGTTGCGGCTGGGGTCGCGTCCGACGCAATAGTGGCCAAAGACATTCTCGCGATTCTTGCGCCACAGACGGTCTTCGGTCTGGGTGTAAACAAAGCCTGGGAGAAGTTTATGAATTAGCTATGGCTGGTCTCATTGACTCGTCTGGTCCGAGAGCTGGGCGCATAATTACCGTCGGGGTTGGCGATTGGAGTGATATAAAAGTCAAACTTGTCAACGACGGCCCTGACGACAGGGTCCGTGGCGTACTTGCTCAGGAGCTGGTAGGCCATGTACTCAGTGGTCTGCCAGAAGCTGTTAGTGATTCACTCAGAAGCCACCATGGGGAATCCCCTAAGCTGCCTTCTCACCAAGGTCGTGATCCATTCGCGGGCGTGTACGGTGCCGTGAAGAACAACGGCGGGTTTGGATCCCTTGACTCCGCTGCCCCAGATGTGAATGCCGGTCAAGGCACGACCGTTGAACGTTTTCCCGAGAGTGAAGACCTCAGAATGAGAAGGGAAGCTGCTCTGGAGGTCGTTGAGAAAGGTCAGGTGGTCTGCGTAGCTGTGGTAGGCAGTGAACCAGTTATCGTCGGGAGCTGGGTGTTTTCTCTGTGAGTCAAAGCCAGGGCCGATATTCACAAGTGACAGCTCTTACCAGTATAGTCGGTTGAAAAATACTCCTCGGCGAAAGAAGCGCCCATATCCTCCATAAGGATTGTTGTGTTGGCTGCGAGTTGGCTGATGGCATCGACGTTCTCGGGAGAGGAGACGATGTCGAGCGTATCCCCGGAGTCGGAGTTGAGGATGGCTGCAGCGAGCTCATTGATCTGGTCGGTGAGATTCGCGGCACCCTCAGGGAGAGTAAGGCGGAGGGCCTTGAAGCCGCTGTAGTCTACCTTGGTCAAATTGGGAAGCGCTCCGCCCAGCGCCAAGGAGATGAGGGCGGCGCCCAAGAGGAGTGAGGCCTTCATGATGAACTGAGACGTGAACGATGTCGTTGAAGAGAGCTCTGGCACAGTGAGGCAGAAGGGAAACCTCTGTTTTATAAGCACCCGATGGAAGATCCGGAAGACGAAAACTCTTGGGCGCGGCACAGGGTTGAATAAAGCTTCGCAGGAACAGACCATGGTAGGCGAAGAGTCTAAGTGATAGGGAGGATGCAAAGGTTGACAAGAGTGGATATTGTACCCCGTCAAATGGCATCGAACAAGTATGAAGGGGGCAAATGAAAGTGATACTCTTGAGTAGTCTAGAGTGAGTGGCTGATGTTGTAGTCCTCTCATTTTCCTACCAGAGATGTTGGAATAGTAGGCCGAGCGATCCGGCAGCCTGACAGCAATTGCTGGTAAAGATACGCAGTGCATCGTCTCCCACGAGATCTTGGGCTGTCACATGAGCCTTTCCAACAGGTCCTGGGTCCAGATTCTCGGAAGGGTTATCGAGGTACTTGATCTCTGGAAAAAGTTTGAGGGTAAAATGATTGTCATGGACATGAAGGAAAATGGTTGATGAACCTTGGGGGTGTCGCAAGCACCGCTGTCAGGTTTTAGACACGCTACATGTCTAACAAAAGGGAATTCTCTTCACatcgaggaagaagggaCGATAAATGAATCCAGTCATCAACCTGATTCATCCTTGTCGCGggcctcttcttcaactcTGATTCGCAGCTTGGAGTGTTCAGTATCATACACAGCCAATGATGGTGAAGGATGACGTAGCAGAGCCGAAGCAATAGCGAGATGGAAATACTTGAACGAAATAAATACGGATCTGATTTAAATCACATTTGTCACAGCAGCCAGCCCCGTTGCCTTGCCTTGGCACCACCCGCCCTTTTTCACAGATACTTGAACCGCCGAGCCAGAATCACAGAGAGAAGCGCAAAGGCCAGGATGCCGCCCAGGATGCCGAAGAAAGCGTTCAGGTTCTGGTCATCCCCCCAGGGCACCTTGACGTTCATGCCAAAGAGACCGCAGATGACGTTGAGGGGCACGATGACGGTGGCGATGACGGTGACGCGGCTGAGGAACTCGTTGGTGCGGTTGCCCATGTCGATGTTGTCGATGGAGAGCTGGGCGAGGTAGTTGCTGTGGGAGCGCGAGAGCATCGTGTCAAAGTGCACCAGGCTGTTCATCATGGTCACGGCGTGGTCCTGGATGTCGCCGAGGTACAGGGCGATGTCCATGTGCGGCGTGACCTCGTAGTCCTCGGTGCAGCGCTTGGTGAAGGCGCGGAGGAcgtcggccttgccgccgagcaggcGCATGAGGCTCATGACGTTCTTGCGGGTGTAGCCGATCTTGCGGAGGAAGGCCTG
Protein-coding sequences here:
- a CDS encoding Putative peptidoglycan binding domain-containing protein, with product MRQIAQIDRRNRAVTASDQAMSRTVRELMDSAQEMRRATEMIERLASELQGQQTELEIMAHKVRLKQEMMLEIIDDIAAVAENDPGNLMVELQEWRTAIVESDLITGVNDRSHEVESLLDLTSELNDR
- a CDS encoding Putative peptidase M14, carboxypeptidase A, producing MVCSCEALFNPVPRPRVFVFRIFHRVLIKQRFPFCLTVPELSSTTSFTSQFIMKASLLLGAALISLALGGALPNLTKVDYSGFKALRLTLPEGAANLTDQINELAAAILNSDSGDTLDIVSSPENVDAISQLAANTTILMEDMGASFAEEYFSTDYTAPDDNWFTAYHSYADHLTFLNDLQSSFPSHSEVFTLGKTFNGRALTGIHIWGSGVKGSKPAVVLHGTVHAREWITTLTTEYMAYQLLSKYATDPVVRAVVDKFDFYITPIANPDGFVYTQTEDRLWRKNRENVFGHYCVGRDPSRNWPFKWEFGGSDTTNPCLETFKGLAPGDSLEVKALKAQIDSLSASKGISLFLDFHSFGQYILWPFGYDCTLVGTDETSLRSLAERAAADIMAVYVTMYQVGNSCRLLKQTTGSSADYVHGVAGSKYTYTFKLRDLLTYGYSLPANQIQPTVNETWAAVLPMLQAV